One Suricata suricatta isolate VVHF042 chromosome 15, meerkat_22Aug2017_6uvM2_HiC, whole genome shotgun sequence DNA segment encodes these proteins:
- the SNAI2 gene encoding zinc finger protein SNAI2, with protein sequence MNSDENSVNSKRVEVPRDKDASLGRRDRLANAGAACTAGCVREPGVRSPDRFPSSGRRRRADPSTQGTPSACTEWGTTSLYLGSGIDASPPRWRPGGPSVGRTSRLLGARGPLSPRVCRRLIISPYLYESYPMPVIPQPEILSSGAYSPMTVWTTAAPFHSPLPSGLSPLSGYPSSLGRVSPPPPSDTSSKDHSGSESPISDEEERLQSKLADPHAIEAEKFQCNLCNKTYSTFSGLAKHKQLHCDAQSRKSFSCKYCDKEYVSLGALKMHIRTHTLPCVCKICGKAFSRPWLLQGHIRTHTGEKPFSCPHCNRAFADRSNLRAHLQTHSDVKKYQCKACSKTFSRMSLLHKHEESGCCVAH encoded by the exons ATGAATTCTGATGAAAACA GTGTTAACTCAAAACGTGTAGAGGTCCCCCGTGACAAGGACGCGTCGCTCGGCCGCCGCGACCGGCTTGCTAACGCCGGTGCCGCTTGCACCGCGGGCTGCGTGCGGGAGCCGGGGGTCCGCAGCCCGGACCGCTTCCCGTCCTCCGGACGGCGCCGGCGCGCGGACCCTAGCACCCAGGGCACTCCCAGCGCGTGCACAGAGTGGGGGACAACTTCCCTGTATCTTGGGAGCGGTATAGACGCCTCCCCTCCGCGGTGGAGACCGGGAGGGCCCTCCGTGGGCCGCACGAGCCGGCTGCTCGGCGCGCGGGGGCCCCTGTCACCCCGCGTGTGCAGGAGGC TGATTATCTCCCCATATCTCTATGAGAGTTACCCCATGCCTGTCATCCCGCAGCCAGAGATCCTCAGCTCGGGAGCGTACAGCCCCATGACCGTGTGGACTACCGCCGCTCCATTCCACTCCCCACTGCCCAgtggcctctctcctctctctggataCCCCTCATCCTTGGGGCGCGTGAGTCCCCCTCCTCCATCTGACACCTCGTCCAAGGACCACAGTGGCTCAGAAAGCCCCATTAGTGATGAAGAGGAAAGACTACAATCCAAGCTTGCAGACCCCCATGCCATTGAAGCTGAAAAGTTTCAGTGCAATTTATGCAATAAAACCTACTCAACTTTTTCTGGGCTGGCCAAACATAAGCAGTTGCACTGTGACGCCCAGTCTAGGAAATCGTTCAGCTGTAAATACTGTGACAAGGAATACGTGAGCCTGGGCGCCCTTAAGATGCACATTCGGACCCACACTTTACCTTGTGTCTGCAAGATCTGTGGCAAGGCGTTTTCCAGACCCTGGTTACTTCAAGGACACATTAGAACTCACACTG ggGAGAAGCCTTTTTCTTGCCCTCACTGCAACAGAGCGTTTGCCGACAGGTCCAATCTGAGGGCTCATCTGCAGACCCACTCGGATGTAAAGAAAtaccagtgcaaagcctgctccAAAACCTTCTCCCGAATGTCTCTTCTGCACAAACATGAGGAGTCTGGCTGCTGCGTAGCACACTGA